A window of Haloarcula sp. H-GB4 contains these coding sequences:
- a CDS encoding HAD family hydrolase — translation MDLDMEQYDQLYRLYKSVDTTTLRGYQEFVDLFPPLSSTVALEQWETASDRLDALKSDIADEFPGTGETYAEIAARLTRDEAFTALDLYSKYDRSVNVLVLDVDETLRSAGDTDNEIPRDTLYLLTQFHEAGIPIVVCTGQTLENVKGFMIQGLGNDLVSSGQMSIVYESGNGVFTPKHGQNTKRLLYERLDDAVVDVFEAVRRRVLSEAPDAVGKRCHLQGNEFNVTLKPNAEVGSDNAVEIIDESLRYLCGLVGNAIAGQVDTAVDDPAGYARAYFSRDPEILAVLEAGDLSTDADIDDAPEAFRDILKRVDLGYYEGDAAELVSLELDKSAGVEEAFDVLGIDDPFALVMGDSKSDLRVMRWVDENDAGIAAAPAHSSPDVLDHVSSRDDLVYEAGDASTVLRTTYGISLVEQLNEQG, via the coding sequence GTGGACCTCGACATGGAACAATACGACCAACTTTACCGCCTCTACAAGAGCGTAGACACGACGACGCTGCGCGGCTATCAGGAGTTCGTCGACCTGTTTCCCCCGCTCAGTTCGACCGTTGCGCTGGAACAGTGGGAAACCGCCAGTGACCGCCTCGACGCCCTCAAATCCGATATCGCTGACGAGTTTCCCGGGACCGGCGAAACCTACGCGGAAATCGCAGCTCGGCTGACCCGCGACGAGGCCTTCACCGCGCTCGACCTCTACTCGAAGTACGACCGATCAGTGAATGTGCTCGTGCTGGATGTCGACGAGACGCTCCGGTCGGCCGGCGACACCGACAACGAAATCCCCCGCGATACGCTGTATCTTCTGACCCAGTTTCACGAAGCAGGCATCCCTATCGTCGTCTGTACCGGCCAGACCCTGGAGAACGTTAAGGGGTTCATGATACAGGGGCTGGGTAACGACCTCGTCTCTTCCGGGCAGATGAGCATCGTCTACGAGTCCGGCAACGGGGTATTCACGCCCAAGCACGGCCAGAACACCAAGCGACTCCTGTATGAACGCCTCGACGATGCAGTCGTGGACGTGTTCGAGGCTGTCCGCCGGCGGGTCCTCTCGGAAGCCCCCGACGCCGTCGGCAAGCGCTGCCATCTCCAAGGCAACGAATTCAACGTTACGCTGAAACCCAACGCCGAGGTCGGCAGCGACAACGCCGTCGAAATCATCGACGAGTCCCTCCGCTACCTCTGCGGGCTGGTCGGCAACGCCATCGCTGGACAGGTTGACACCGCGGTCGACGACCCTGCAGGCTACGCACGGGCCTACTTCAGCCGTGACCCGGAGATTCTCGCCGTGCTGGAGGCTGGCGACCTGTCGACCGATGCCGACATCGACGACGCGCCCGAGGCGTTCCGCGACATCCTCAAACGCGTTGACCTGGGCTACTACGAGGGCGACGCGGCCGAACTCGTGAGCCTCGAACTGGACAAGTCAGCCGGCGTCGAGGAAGCCTTCGACGTGCTGGGCATCGACGACCCGTTCGCGCTCGTGATGGGTGACAGCAAGAGCGACCTGCGGGTGATGCGCTGGGTCGACGAGAACGACGCCGGTATCGCCGCCGCCCCCGCGCATTCCTCGCCCGATGTGCTCGACCACGTCAGTTCGAGAGACGACTTGGTGTACGAGGCCGGCGACGCCAGCACGGTGCTACGGACTACCTACGGTATCAGTCTCGTCGAGCAACTGAACGAGCAGGGCTAG